GCGCGGTCAGCAGCTGGACCATTGCCTGCTCTACGGCAATCCGGGCCTGGGCAAGACCACTCTGGCGCAGATCATGGCCAGCGAGCTGGGCGTGAATCTGGTCTCCACTTCCGGGCCGGTATTGGAACGCAGCGGAGATCTGGCCGCCATCCTGACTAGCCTGAACCGGCACGACCTGCTCTTCATCGACGAGATCCACCGCATGCCGCCCGTGGTCGAAGAAATTCTCTACCCCGGAATGGAGGATTTCAAGCTCGACCTAATTGTCGGACAGGGGCCAGGGGCGCGCACGGTCAAGATCGAGCTGGAGCCCTTCACCCTGGTCGGGGCCACGACCCGCATCGGGTTGTTGACCTCTCCGTTGAGAGACCGTTTCGGGGTCATCTGCCGTCTGGAGTTCTACAATCCGCAGGAGCTTTCTCTGATCGTGACCCGCGCGGCCCGCATCCTGGGACTGCAGATCAGCGCCGACGGGGCGCTTGAGATAGGCAAACGCTCACGGGGCACGCCGCGCATCGCCAACCGGTTGCTGCGCCGCGTGGCCGACTACGCCCAAGTGGCCGGGAGCGCGGTCATCGACGCGGAGGTGGCGGCCAAGGGCCTTGATATCATGGATGTGGATTCGCGCGGTCTGGACATGATGGATCGCAAGATCCTCGAATGCATCATCGAACATTTCGGCGGAGGTCCCGTGGGCGTGAAAACCATTGCGGCGGCCTGCTCCGAAGAGGTGCGGACCATCGAGGACATCTACGAACCCTACCTGATCCAGTGCGGTTTTTTGAAGCGCACCCCCCGGGGGCGGGTGGTCACGCCCAAAGCCTATCAGCACATCGACGGCGGGCTCAAACTGCGCGGCGAATAGGCCCGAACGCCTTTTTGGCGGCAAGGAAAATGCCCCGGTGGCCGGTCCTGTCCGGCGCCATTTTTGACCAGTCATCACTTAAGTCCTGCGAGGAGCCATGAAAGTTATTGATCCGTGTTTTTCCTTCATGCACCTGCCCGACGGCGAGTTTGTCCTGAGCCATCTCGAACTGGCGGCCCGGACCTGTTACAAATCCGAAGACAAATCCAGTCCGGATTCGGCCCGCAAGCTTCTCTCCCGTATCGTGCGCCTGGGCCATGACAGTGTTCTGGAGCATATCAGCGTTACAGTACGTATCGTCTGCGACAGGGGTGTGACCCACGAACTGGTCCGCCACCGTCTGTGCGCCTTTTCGCAGGAAAGTACCCGCTACGCCAACTACGCCCAGGACAAGTTCGGTCGCGAGATCACGGTGATCCGTCCTTTTTTCTGGGCCGAGGACGACGCCCGGTACGCATTGTGGCTGTCCGCCATGCAGGCTTGCGAGGACGCTTATCTGCGTCTGGTCGATGCCGGGGCCACGGCACAGGAAGCCAGAAGCGTCCTGCCCAACAGCCTCAAGACCGAGATCGTGACTACGGCCAACATCCGGGAGTGGCGACACATTTTCAAGTTGCGTTGCGACAAGGCTGCCCACCCCCAGATGCGCCAGGTCATGCTTCCGCTCATGAGCGCATTTCAGCAACGCATTCCCCTGCTTTTCGACGATCTGGCAGGCCGTTTTGCCGAGGCCCTCGCCGAACTGGACTCCCAGGGTGCCGCTGCCCGCTTGTACTGAAATTTTTACGCGCTGAAGGTATCGTTAAGGGCATGTTCAAGAAACGTGCCTTTTTTTTGTTGTGGTATGTGGGGAATTGTCCGACAAGATCGTAGGATGGCTCAGAAACGAGCCCTAGGAAGAGCAAATCCCCTTTTTGCCTTTCTGTTGCAGGAAATTCGGAGCGTTCTCATCTATTTTTTTGTCC
This DNA window, taken from Desulfomicrobium sp. ZS1, encodes the following:
- the ruvB gene encoding Holliday junction branch migration DNA helicase RuvB — protein: MIQNPIEEHIRPRTLDDFIGQEDVRGNLKIYLQAAKERGQQLDHCLLYGNPGLGKTTLAQIMASELGVNLVSTSGPVLERSGDLAAILTSLNRHDLLFIDEIHRMPPVVEEILYPGMEDFKLDLIVGQGPGARTVKIELEPFTLVGATTRIGLLTSPLRDRFGVICRLEFYNPQELSLIVTRAARILGLQISADGALEIGKRSRGTPRIANRLLRRVADYAQVAGSAVIDAEVAAKGLDIMDVDSRGLDMMDRKILECIIEHFGGGPVGVKTIAAACSEEVRTIEDIYEPYLIQCGFLKRTPRGRVVTPKAYQHIDGGLKLRGE
- the thyX gene encoding FAD-dependent thymidylate synthase, producing MKVIDPCFSFMHLPDGEFVLSHLELAARTCYKSEDKSSPDSARKLLSRIVRLGHDSVLEHISVTVRIVCDRGVTHELVRHRLCAFSQESTRYANYAQDKFGREITVIRPFFWAEDDARYALWLSAMQACEDAYLRLVDAGATAQEARSVLPNSLKTEIVTTANIREWRHIFKLRCDKAAHPQMRQVMLPLMSAFQQRIPLLFDDLAGRFAEALAELDSQGAAARLY